The Burkholderia pyrrocinia genome includes a window with the following:
- a CDS encoding Dyp-type peroxidase — protein sequence MTDRQAAMQTPPPLSQAVHSTITRSAIFLVATINPGAEHADTIRSWCGDIAALVRSVGKRVPGGNLTCVCGFGADAWDTLFGDPRPASLHPFREFGAGQRVAVATPGDILLHIRAEAMDLCFELATQLLGALGDAVTVVDEVHGFRNFDQRAMIGFVDGTENPEGREAVDFTVIGAEDAAFAGGSYVIVQKYLHDMAGWNALAVETQERIIGRTKLSDIELAPDVKPSSSHSSLTTLDENGQEVKILRDNMPFGRPGAGEFGTYFIGYARSPAPIEQMLENMFVGRPPGNYDRLLDYSRAVTGSLFFVPSADLLEALADRAAPAADAAQPESSSSAPHRDGSLKIGSLKGTQAYE from the coding sequence ATGACTGACCGGCAGGCCGCGATGCAGACACCTCCCCCACTCTCCCAGGCCGTTCACAGCACGATTACGCGCAGCGCGATCTTCCTCGTGGCGACGATCAATCCCGGCGCCGAGCACGCCGACACGATCCGTTCATGGTGCGGCGACATCGCCGCGCTCGTGCGCTCGGTCGGCAAACGCGTGCCGGGCGGCAACCTGACATGCGTGTGCGGCTTCGGCGCCGACGCGTGGGATACGCTGTTCGGCGATCCGCGCCCCGCGTCGCTGCATCCGTTCCGCGAATTCGGCGCCGGGCAGCGCGTCGCGGTCGCGACGCCCGGCGACATCCTGCTGCATATCCGCGCCGAAGCGATGGATTTGTGCTTCGAACTCGCGACGCAACTGCTCGGCGCGCTCGGCGACGCCGTCACGGTCGTCGACGAGGTGCACGGCTTCCGCAATTTCGACCAGCGCGCAATGATCGGCTTCGTCGACGGCACCGAGAACCCGGAAGGCCGCGAGGCGGTCGACTTCACGGTGATCGGCGCTGAAGACGCGGCATTCGCGGGCGGCAGCTACGTGATCGTGCAGAAGTACCTGCACGACATGGCCGGCTGGAACGCGCTCGCGGTCGAGACGCAGGAGCGCATCATCGGCCGCACCAAGCTGTCCGACATCGAGCTCGCGCCGGACGTGAAGCCGTCGTCGTCGCACAGCTCGCTGACCACGCTCGACGAGAACGGCCAGGAAGTGAAGATCCTGCGCGACAACATGCCGTTCGGGCGCCCGGGCGCCGGCGAATTCGGCACCTATTTCATCGGCTATGCGCGTTCGCCGGCGCCGATCGAGCAGATGCTCGAGAACATGTTCGTCGGCCGCCCGCCCGGCAACTACGACCGCCTGCTCGACTACAGCCGTGCGGTCACCGGCTCGCTGTTCTTCGTGCCGTCGGCCGACCTGCTCGAAGCGCTCGCCGATCGCGCGGCGCCCGCCGCCGACGCCGCGCAACCGGAATCCTCGTCGTCCGCGCCGCATCGCGACGGCTCGCTGAAAATCGGCTCGCTGAAAGGAACCCAAGCCTATGAATAA
- a CDS encoding purine-cytosine permease family protein, with protein MTNVDRNASPMIEKHTIGYVPPTDRHGKVRDLFTLWFGGNIAPLPIVTGALGVQMFHLNLMWGIVAIVVGQAVGGVLMALHSAQGPQMGIPQMIQSRAQFGSWGALLVTVIAAVMYVGFFASNIVLAGKSVHGIASSVPVPVGIVIGAVGSGLIGIVGYRFIHILNRIGTWVLGIGIMVGFWMILTHVTTDDFLTRGGFDFAGWLATVSLSALWQIAFAPYVSDYSRYLPEDVGVASTFWATYLGCTIGSTLAFIFGAVAVLAVPAGADTMDAVKQATGPLGPLMLVLFLLSVISHNALNLYGAVLAVITSVQTFAYKWIPTAKTRAVVSVVIFVACCYAAIGASTNFVGNLVDLVLALLVVLVPWTAINLIDFYVIHKGKYDIKSIFMVDGGIYGRFNPQALLAYAIGILVQIPFMNTPMYAGPIPAHLGGADLSWVVGLVLTSPLYYWLAKRDSAYRRRQGGAHLPPTAAR; from the coding sequence ATGACGAACGTGGACCGCAACGCGTCCCCGATGATAGAGAAGCACACGATCGGCTATGTGCCGCCCACGGATCGCCACGGCAAGGTGCGCGACCTGTTCACGCTCTGGTTCGGCGGCAACATCGCGCCGTTGCCGATCGTGACGGGTGCGCTCGGCGTGCAGATGTTCCACCTGAACCTGATGTGGGGCATCGTCGCGATCGTCGTCGGCCAGGCCGTCGGCGGCGTGCTGATGGCGCTGCATTCCGCTCAGGGGCCGCAGATGGGCATCCCGCAGATGATCCAGAGCCGCGCGCAGTTCGGCTCGTGGGGCGCGCTGCTCGTCACCGTGATCGCGGCCGTGATGTACGTCGGCTTCTTCGCGTCGAACATCGTGCTTGCCGGCAAGTCGGTGCACGGCATCGCGTCGTCGGTGCCGGTACCCGTCGGCATCGTGATCGGCGCGGTGGGATCGGGGCTGATCGGCATCGTCGGCTACCGCTTCATCCACATCCTGAACCGCATCGGTACATGGGTGCTCGGTATCGGGATCATGGTCGGCTTCTGGATGATCCTCACGCATGTGACGACCGACGATTTCCTGACGCGCGGCGGCTTCGACTTCGCGGGCTGGCTCGCGACGGTGTCGCTGTCGGCGTTGTGGCAGATCGCGTTCGCGCCGTACGTGTCGGACTATTCGCGCTATCTGCCGGAGGATGTCGGCGTCGCGTCGACGTTCTGGGCGACCTACCTCGGCTGCACGATCGGCTCGACGCTCGCGTTCATCTTCGGCGCGGTCGCGGTGCTTGCGGTGCCGGCCGGCGCGGACACGATGGATGCGGTCAAGCAGGCGACCGGCCCGCTCGGCCCGCTGATGCTCGTGCTGTTCCTGCTGAGCGTGATCAGCCACAACGCGCTGAACCTGTACGGCGCGGTGCTCGCGGTGATCACGTCGGTGCAGACGTTCGCGTACAAGTGGATTCCGACTGCGAAGACGCGCGCGGTGGTGTCGGTCGTGATCTTCGTTGCGTGCTGCTACGCGGCGATCGGCGCGTCGACCAACTTCGTCGGCAACCTCGTCGATCTCGTGCTCGCGCTGCTGGTCGTGCTGGTGCCGTGGACGGCGATCAACCTGATCGACTTCTACGTGATCCACAAGGGCAAGTACGACATCAAGTCGATCTTCATGGTGGACGGCGGGATCTACGGCCGTTTCAATCCGCAGGCGCTGCTCGCGTATGCGATCGGCATCCTCGTGCAGATTCCGTTCATGAACACGCCGATGTATGCGGGCCCGATTCCCGCGCATCTCGGCGGCGCGGACTTGTCGTGGGTGGTCGGGCTGGTGCTGACGTCGCCGCTGTACTACTGGCTCGCGAAGCGCGACAGCGCGTATCGGCGCCGGCAGGGCGGTGCGCATCTGCCGCCGACGGCGGCGCGGTAA
- a CDS encoding family 1 encapsulin nanocompartment shell protein: protein MNNLHRELAPISSSAWEQIEEEVARTFKRSVAGRRVVDVDGPEGPELSAVGTGHLVEVTAPREHVNARLREVRTIVELTVPFELSRDAIDSVERGARDADWQPAKEAAQRLAFAEDNAIFDGYPAAGIFGIREGTSNRRLTLPADVGAYPDAISDALEALRLAGVDGPYSVVLGSDAYTALSEARDQGYPVLGHIKRIVSGEIIWAPALSGGCVLSMRGGDYELHLGEDVSIGYTSHTDKAVRLYLRETFTFLMLTSEASVAVAPQANTAA from the coding sequence ATGAATAACCTGCACCGCGAACTCGCCCCGATCTCGTCGTCCGCCTGGGAACAAATCGAGGAGGAAGTGGCGCGCACCTTCAAACGATCGGTGGCCGGCCGCCGCGTCGTCGACGTCGACGGCCCCGAGGGCCCCGAGCTGTCGGCCGTCGGCACCGGGCATCTGGTGGAGGTCACCGCGCCGCGCGAGCACGTGAACGCGCGGCTGCGCGAAGTCCGCACGATCGTCGAGCTGACGGTGCCGTTCGAGCTGAGCCGCGATGCGATCGACAGCGTGGAGCGCGGCGCGCGCGACGCCGACTGGCAACCGGCCAAGGAAGCCGCGCAGCGGCTCGCATTCGCCGAGGACAACGCGATTTTCGACGGCTACCCGGCCGCCGGCATCTTCGGGATCCGCGAAGGCACGTCGAACCGCAGGCTCACGCTGCCGGCGGACGTCGGCGCGTACCCGGATGCGATCAGCGACGCGCTTGAAGCGCTGCGGCTCGCCGGCGTCGACGGCCCGTACTCGGTGGTGCTCGGCTCGGACGCGTATACCGCGCTCAGCGAGGCGCGCGACCAGGGTTATCCGGTCCTCGGCCACATCAAGCGGATCGTCAGCGGCGAGATCATCTGGGCGCCGGCGCTCAGCGGCGGCTGCGTGCTGTCGATGCGCGGCGGCGATTACGAGCTGCACCTCGGGGAAGACGTATCGATCGGCTACACGAGCCATACCGACAAGGCCGTCCGCCTGTACCTGCGCGAAACGTTCACGTTCCTGATGCTGACGAGCGAAGCATCGGTGGCCGTGGCGCCGCAGGCCAACACGGCGGCCTGA
- a CDS encoding phosphate-starvation-inducible protein PsiE — MNTSIVSCSPSERIRRRFGYFLHAAELAGLIVIGLATAFAMTQEAWKVVLAGEVSLTDLLLMFLYLEVLAMNVRYLRLGRLPVRFPLFIAMTSLARDLILRGATDSPERMLMTTFGIVLLAVGVLILSFGQHRFPADVDDVEEDAHTRR, encoded by the coding sequence TTGAATACGTCTATCGTTTCCTGTTCGCCGTCCGAGCGCATCCGTCGCCGTTTCGGTTATTTCCTTCACGCGGCCGAACTGGCCGGGCTGATCGTGATCGGGCTCGCGACCGCGTTCGCGATGACGCAGGAAGCGTGGAAGGTCGTGCTCGCGGGCGAGGTGTCGCTGACCGACCTGCTGCTGATGTTCCTGTATCTGGAAGTGCTCGCGATGAACGTGCGCTACCTGCGGCTCGGTCGGCTGCCGGTGCGGTTTCCCCTGTTCATCGCGATGACGTCGCTCGCGCGCGACCTGATCCTGCGCGGCGCGACCGACAGCCCCGAGCGGATGCTGATGACGACGTTCGGGATCGTGCTGCTCGCGGTAGGCGTGCTGATCCTGAGTTTCGGTCAGCATCGATTTCCGGCCGATGTCGACGATGTCGAGGAGGATGCGCATACGCGCAGGTGA
- a CDS encoding ATP-dependent Clp protease ATP-binding subunit → MPALCDICHARPAVARATVMQDGERKTISICDYHFRQLMRHQSMLNPFDSLLGGGGSSSLFGELGDESPLSAEVPRESVDPTDAFSEQTLELLQRAAEKAHELRRSELDTEHLLYALADTDVCAALLKELKLSPQDIKSYIDEHAHTGTAAPDAPLDKLSISPRVKKAVQYAFQASRDLGHSYIGPEHLLIGLASVPDSIAGTLLKKYGVTPEALRQKVVKVVGKGAEDGRVDAPTGTPNLDKFGRDLTAIARQGKLDPVLGRAQEIESTIEVLARRKKNNPVLIGEPGVGKTAIVEGLAQRIVNGDVPEVLRGKRLVEVNINSMVAGAKYRGEFEERAKQLIDEVTAKQDELILFIDELHTIVGAGQGGGEGGLDIANVLKPALARGELSLIGATTLNEYQKYIEKDAALERRFQPVFVPEPSVEQTIVILRGLRDSLEAHHQVTFADDAFVAAAEFADRYITSRFLPDKAIDLIDQAAARVRIGATSRPVDIQEGEAQIAQLKREQDYATSRKRFDEAKQFEEQINAKQKTVDEKMEAWQRKTGSETLEVTVEAVAEVVSRLTGIPVSELTQEERQKLLKMEEQLRERVVGQSDAVVAVSDAVRLSRAGLGQTHRPIATFLFLGPTGVGKTELAKALAETVFGDEQAIIRIDMSEYMERHAVARLIGAPPGYVGYDEGGQLTERVRRRPYSVILLDEIEKAHPDVYNVLLQVFDDGRLTDGKGRVVDFSNTIIIATSNLGAAIIMDNLTQPEAARKTDKAIRDELMQVLKGHFRPEFLNRIDEVIVFHALSKENIRAIVQIQLDRVVRTAAAQDITLVMGDALVDHLTEAGYQPEFGARELKRQIRQTIETRLAKEILADRLKSGDRVEVDYDKDSDEVKFNKLAAPEAKDAKDTKQDADGKAKGNGKAAGDAKAGDAPADVPPPTAKAPARKSSGAKKDAH, encoded by the coding sequence ATGCCCGCACTTTGCGATATCTGCCACGCCCGGCCGGCCGTCGCGCGCGCAACCGTGATGCAGGACGGCGAGCGCAAGACGATCTCGATCTGCGATTACCACTTCCGTCAGCTGATGCGGCATCAAAGCATGCTGAACCCGTTCGATTCGCTGCTGGGCGGCGGCGGCTCGTCGTCGCTGTTCGGCGAGCTCGGCGACGAATCGCCGCTCTCCGCCGAGGTGCCACGCGAATCGGTCGACCCGACCGACGCGTTCAGCGAACAGACGCTCGAACTGCTGCAGCGCGCGGCCGAGAAGGCGCACGAACTGCGCCGCAGCGAGCTCGACACCGAACACCTGCTCTACGCGCTCGCGGACACCGATGTGTGCGCCGCGCTGCTGAAGGAACTGAAGCTGTCGCCGCAGGACATCAAGTCGTATATCGACGAACACGCGCACACCGGCACGGCCGCCCCCGACGCGCCGCTCGACAAGCTGTCGATCTCGCCGCGCGTGAAGAAGGCCGTGCAATACGCGTTCCAGGCGTCGCGCGATCTCGGCCACTCGTATATCGGCCCCGAGCACCTGCTGATCGGGCTCGCGTCGGTGCCGGACAGCATCGCCGGCACGCTGCTGAAGAAATACGGCGTGACGCCCGAGGCGCTGCGCCAGAAGGTCGTGAAGGTGGTCGGCAAGGGCGCCGAGGACGGCCGCGTCGATGCACCGACCGGCACGCCGAACCTCGACAAGTTCGGCCGCGACCTCACCGCGATCGCGCGCCAGGGCAAGCTCGACCCGGTACTCGGCCGCGCACAGGAAATCGAAAGCACGATCGAGGTGCTCGCGCGCCGCAAGAAGAACAACCCGGTGCTGATCGGCGAGCCGGGCGTCGGCAAGACCGCGATCGTCGAAGGGCTCGCGCAGCGGATCGTCAACGGCGACGTGCCCGAGGTGCTGCGCGGCAAGCGGCTCGTCGAAGTCAACATCAACTCGATGGTGGCGGGAGCCAAGTATCGCGGCGAATTCGAGGAGCGCGCGAAGCAGTTGATCGACGAAGTGACCGCGAAACAGGACGAACTGATCCTGTTCATCGACGAGCTGCACACGATCGTCGGCGCGGGCCAGGGCGGCGGCGAAGGCGGCCTCGACATCGCGAACGTGCTGAAGCCCGCGCTCGCGCGCGGCGAGCTGAGCCTGATCGGCGCGACGACGCTCAACGAATACCAGAAGTACATCGAGAAGGACGCCGCGCTCGAACGGCGCTTCCAGCCGGTGTTCGTGCCGGAGCCGAGCGTCGAGCAGACGATCGTGATCCTGCGCGGGTTGCGCGACAGCCTCGAGGCGCACCACCAGGTGACGTTCGCCGACGACGCGTTCGTCGCGGCCGCCGAGTTCGCCGATCGCTACATCACCTCGCGCTTCCTGCCCGACAAGGCGATCGACCTGATCGACCAGGCCGCCGCGCGCGTGCGGATCGGCGCAACGTCGCGCCCGGTCGACATCCAGGAAGGCGAAGCGCAGATCGCGCAACTGAAGCGCGAGCAGGACTACGCGACGTCGCGCAAACGCTTCGACGAGGCGAAGCAGTTCGAGGAGCAGATCAACGCGAAGCAGAAGACGGTCGATGAAAAGATGGAGGCGTGGCAGCGCAAGACCGGCTCCGAAACGCTCGAGGTGACCGTCGAAGCGGTGGCCGAGGTCGTGTCGCGCCTGACCGGCATCCCGGTGTCCGAACTCACGCAGGAAGAGCGCCAGAAGCTGCTGAAGATGGAGGAGCAGTTGCGCGAGCGCGTGGTCGGCCAGAGCGACGCGGTGGTGGCCGTCAGCGATGCCGTGCGGCTGTCGCGCGCGGGGCTCGGCCAGACGCACCGGCCGATCGCGACGTTCCTGTTCCTCGGGCCGACGGGCGTCGGCAAGACCGAGCTCGCGAAGGCGCTGGCCGAGACCGTGTTCGGCGACGAGCAGGCGATCATCCGCATCGACATGTCCGAGTACATGGAACGGCATGCGGTCGCGCGGCTGATCGGCGCGCCGCCCGGCTATGTCGGCTACGACGAAGGCGGCCAGCTGACCGAGCGCGTGCGGCGCCGCCCGTACAGCGTGATCCTGCTCGACGAGATCGAGAAGGCGCACCCGGACGTCTACAACGTGCTGCTGCAGGTGTTCGACGACGGCCGCCTGACCGACGGCAAGGGCCGCGTGGTCGACTTCAGCAACACGATCATCATCGCGACGAGCAACCTCGGCGCCGCGATCATCATGGACAACCTGACGCAGCCGGAAGCCGCGCGCAAGACCGACAAGGCGATCCGCGACGAACTGATGCAGGTGCTGAAGGGCCATTTCCGCCCCGAGTTCCTGAACCGGATCGACGAGGTGATCGTCTTCCACGCGCTGTCGAAGGAGAACATCCGCGCGATCGTGCAGATCCAGCTCGACCGTGTGGTGCGCACGGCCGCGGCACAAGACATCACGCTCGTGATGGGCGATGCGCTCGTCGACCACCTGACCGAAGCCGGCTACCAGCCCGAGTTCGGCGCGCGCGAGCTGAAGCGCCAGATCCGCCAGACCATCGAGACCCGGCTCGCGAAGGAGATCCTCGCCGACCGGCTGAAATCGGGCGACCGTGTCGAGGTCGACTACGACAAGGACAGCGACGAAGTGAAGTTCAACAAGCTCGCCGCGCCTGAAGCGAAGGATGCGAAGGACACGAAGCAGGACGCCGACGGTAAGGCGAAGGGGAACGGCAAGGCAGCCGGCGATGCGAAGGCCGGCGATGCGCCCGCCGACGTGCCGCCGCCCACCGCAAAGGCCCCGGCCAGGAAGTCGTCCGGCGCGAAGAAGGACGCGCACTGA
- a CDS encoding PLP-dependent aminotransferase family protein, which yields MKLYEKFANDIERLIRQRVYRHGDRVPSVRQASQQHRISITTVLHAYLLLESRGLLESRPQSGYFVNLRRDDSHAPVRELRPSKPIAISSSVDVSRLVLSTLRSIGTDDAVPLGSPYPDPSLFPFEKLNRYAYAAGRDKSLSGVTDGLPPGHPRLIRQIARRYLENGMSVDPNEIIVTVGATEAINLCLQAVAKPGDTIAVESPTFYAMLHAIERMGMKAIEVATHPEYGIDIAALAAIAKSQSIAACMVMPNFQNPLGFQMPDERKRELVEFATKADMPIIENGVYNELYFGNMHPSTLKSFDRNDIVLHCSSFSKSLTAAYRIGWALPGRYREQVEKLKFLNTLATPSLPQLAIAEFLERDGYEHHLRRVRKAYAQQANLMRAMVSRFFPEGTRISSPAGGYVLWVELPAQVDAMRLYQLALEQGITIGPGYMFSIADSYRNFIRLNYSSPWSPEIEQAVVAVGKLAASCIG from the coding sequence ATGAAGCTCTACGAGAAATTTGCAAACGACATAGAGAGACTCATCCGGCAACGCGTGTATCGACACGGCGATCGTGTCCCGTCGGTGCGGCAGGCCAGCCAGCAGCACCGGATCAGCATCACGACCGTGCTGCATGCGTACCTGCTGCTCGAAAGCCGCGGGCTGCTGGAAAGCCGACCGCAGTCGGGTTATTTCGTGAACCTGCGCCGCGACGACAGTCATGCGCCGGTGCGCGAGTTGCGGCCGTCGAAGCCGATCGCGATCTCGTCGTCGGTCGACGTGAGCCGGCTCGTGCTGTCGACGTTGCGCTCGATCGGCACCGACGACGCGGTGCCGCTCGGCTCGCCGTACCCGGACCCGAGCCTGTTCCCGTTCGAGAAGCTGAACCGCTACGCGTATGCGGCCGGCCGCGACAAGTCGCTGTCGGGCGTGACGGACGGGCTGCCGCCCGGCCATCCGCGGCTGATCCGGCAGATCGCGCGCCGCTACCTGGAAAACGGGATGTCGGTGGACCCGAACGAGATCATCGTGACGGTCGGCGCGACGGAGGCGATCAACCTGTGCCTGCAGGCGGTCGCGAAGCCGGGCGACACGATCGCGGTGGAATCGCCGACGTTCTACGCGATGCTGCACGCGATCGAGCGGATGGGGATGAAGGCGATCGAGGTCGCGACGCATCCGGAATACGGGATCGATATCGCCGCATTGGCCGCGATTGCAAAGTCGCAGTCGATCGCAGCATGCATGGTGATGCCGAACTTCCAGAACCCGCTCGGCTTTCAGATGCCCGACGAGCGCAAGCGCGAACTGGTTGAGTTCGCAACGAAGGCCGATATGCCGATCATCGAGAACGGCGTGTACAACGAACTGTATTTCGGCAACATGCATCCGAGCACGCTGAAGTCGTTCGACCGCAACGACATCGTGCTGCATTGCTCGTCGTTCTCGAAGAGCCTGACGGCCGCGTACCGGATTGGCTGGGCATTGCCGGGCCGCTATCGCGAACAGGTCGAGAAGCTGAAATTCCTGAACACGCTCGCGACGCCGTCGTTGCCGCAGCTCGCGATCGCGGAGTTTCTCGAGCGGGACGGCTACGAGCATCACCTGCGGCGGGTTCGCAAGGCGTATGCGCAGCAGGCGAACCTGATGCGCGCGATGGTGTCGCGGTTCTTTCCGGAGGGCACGCGCATCTCGAGCCCGGCCGGCGGGTACGTGCTGTGGGTCGAACTGCCCGCGCAGGTCGACGCGATGCGGCTGTACCAGCTCGCGCTGGAGCAGGGGATCACGATCGGGCCCGGCTACATGTTCTCGATCGCGGACAGCTACCGGAACTTCATCCGGCTGAACTACAGCAGCCCGTGGTCGCCGGAGATCGAGCAGGCGGTCGTCGCCGTCGGCAAGCTCGCCGCGTCCTGTATCGGCTGA
- a CDS encoding DUF1269 domain-containing protein: protein MTKQLIVAVFGSVDTAHQAVNDFEALSEKNEGFHIENGVVVEKDAAGKLAVLAAESRPFKGGVIGAIAGGLLGILAGPLGVVTGMAAGAGAGILADAAGNALLDGTFVEAVAARLAPGSVAVIVEAKEATPFSVDNVVTGFGGKVFRQALD from the coding sequence ATGACCAAGCAGCTGATCGTCGCCGTGTTCGGCAGCGTCGACACGGCCCATCAGGCCGTGAACGATTTCGAGGCGCTGTCGGAGAAGAATGAAGGATTCCACATCGAGAACGGCGTCGTCGTCGAAAAGGATGCGGCCGGCAAGCTCGCGGTGCTCGCCGCCGAATCGCGGCCGTTCAAGGGCGGCGTGATTGGCGCGATCGCGGGCGGCCTGCTCGGGATCCTCGCCGGGCCGCTCGGCGTGGTCACCGGCATGGCGGCCGGCGCGGGCGCCGGCATCCTCGCGGACGCGGCCGGCAACGCGCTGCTCGACGGCACGTTCGTCGAGGCGGTGGCCGCACGGCTCGCGCCCGGCAGCGTCGCTGTCATCGTCGAGGCGAAGGAGGCCACGCCGTTCTCGGTCGACAACGTCGTGACGGGATTCGGCGGCAAGGTCTTCCGTCAGGCGCTCGACTGA
- a CDS encoding FdhF/YdeP family oxidoreductase, with protein MTNRREVPGIRKYDGPAGGWGALRATAEAVRTQMETIEAPIVLMRTNQPDGFDCPGCAWPDKEHKSTFQFCENGAKAVTWEATTKRVTPEFFAANTVSSLLRMSDYELENMGRLTHPLVYDRATDTFRAIEWDDAFARIGEVLRALPPEQVEFYTSGRASNEAAYLYQLFARELGTNNFPDCSNMCHEPTSVGLPQSIGIGKGTVSLEDFDHCELIISIGHNPGTNHPRMMGTLHECSRRNVPIIVFNPLRERALERFADPQDMIEMASFGSTRIASTYYQVDAGGDAAALKGIMKALLQLEAERGDVLDRDFIAQHTNGFDAFSTDLQATSWNDIERAGGLSQAQLEQVALAYAKSNATIITYGMGVTQHNKGTATVRLIADLLLMRGNIGKPGAGVCPLRGHSNVQGNRTVGITEKPSAEFLKKLEDVCGFTPPAHHGHDAVQAMQAMIDGSAKALLCLGGNFAVALPDPDLSFPAMAKLDLSVHLGTKLNRSHLLVGKETFILPVLGRTELDMQASGRQSITVEDSMSMVHASAGKLKPASDQLRSEPAIVAGIAHATLPNSKVAWLDLIADYDRIRDLIDRTVSGFEAFNERIRTPGGFRLPLPPTERVWPTATGKAMFSVYKGVAEDAEVLGGEQVLRLITLRSHDQYNTTIYGLDDRYRGVFGRRDVLFMNPADLAKYGLEHGDLVDIETITASGRTLRLEKITAIEYDIAPGSVGAYYPEANVLVPLDYIDKESGTPSYKSVPVRVERSAVV; from the coding sequence ATGACAAATCGACGCGAAGTGCCAGGCATCAGGAAGTACGATGGGCCCGCCGGCGGTTGGGGCGCGCTTCGCGCGACAGCCGAGGCCGTGCGCACGCAGATGGAAACCATCGAGGCGCCGATCGTGCTGATGCGGACCAACCAGCCCGACGGCTTCGACTGCCCCGGCTGCGCCTGGCCCGACAAGGAACACAAGTCGACGTTCCAGTTCTGCGAGAACGGCGCGAAGGCCGTTACCTGGGAAGCGACGACCAAGCGCGTGACGCCCGAGTTCTTCGCGGCGAACACCGTGTCGTCGCTGCTGCGCATGTCGGACTACGAACTGGAGAACATGGGCCGGCTCACGCATCCGCTCGTCTACGATCGCGCGACCGACACGTTCCGCGCGATCGAATGGGACGACGCGTTCGCGCGCATCGGCGAAGTGCTGCGTGCGCTGCCGCCCGAGCAGGTCGAGTTCTATACGTCGGGCCGCGCGTCGAACGAAGCCGCGTACCTGTACCAGTTGTTCGCGCGCGAGCTCGGCACCAACAACTTCCCCGACTGCTCGAACATGTGTCACGAGCCGACCAGCGTCGGCCTGCCGCAGTCGATCGGCATCGGCAAGGGCACCGTATCGCTGGAGGATTTCGACCACTGCGAGCTGATCATCTCGATCGGCCACAACCCCGGCACGAACCACCCGCGGATGATGGGCACGCTGCATGAATGCTCGCGGCGCAACGTGCCGATCATCGTGTTCAATCCGCTGCGCGAGCGCGCGCTCGAACGCTTCGCGGATCCGCAGGACATGATCGAGATGGCGTCGTTCGGCTCGACGCGGATCGCGTCCACGTACTACCAGGTCGACGCGGGCGGCGACGCGGCCGCGCTGAAGGGCATCATGAAGGCGCTGCTGCAGCTCGAAGCCGAGCGCGGCGACGTGCTCGACCGCGACTTCATCGCGCAGCACACCAATGGTTTCGACGCGTTCTCGACCGACCTGCAGGCCACGTCGTGGAACGACATCGAACGCGCGGGCGGGCTCAGCCAGGCGCAGCTCGAACAGGTCGCGCTCGCGTACGCGAAGTCGAATGCGACGATCATCACGTACGGGATGGGCGTCACGCAGCACAACAAGGGCACGGCGACCGTGCGCCTGATCGCCGACCTGCTGCTGATGCGCGGCAACATCGGCAAGCCCGGCGCCGGCGTCTGCCCGCTGCGCGGCCATTCGAACGTGCAGGGCAACCGCACGGTCGGCATCACCGAGAAGCCGTCGGCCGAGTTCCTGAAGAAGCTCGAGGACGTGTGCGGGTTCACGCCGCCCGCGCATCACGGGCACGACGCCGTGCAGGCGATGCAGGCGATGATCGACGGCAGCGCGAAGGCGCTGCTGTGCCTCGGCGGCAACTTCGCGGTCGCGCTGCCCGATCCCGATCTGTCGTTCCCGGCGATGGCGAAGCTCGACCTGAGCGTGCATCTCGGCACGAAGCTGAACCGCTCGCACCTGCTGGTCGGGAAGGAAACCTTCATCCTGCCGGTGCTCGGCCGCACCGAGCTCGACATGCAGGCGAGCGGCCGGCAATCGATCACCGTCGAGGATTCGATGTCGATGGTCCACGCGTCGGCCGGCAAGCTCAAGCCCGCGTCCGACCAGTTGCGCTCGGAGCCCGCGATCGTCGCGGGGATCGCGCATGCGACGTTGCCGAACAGCAAGGTCGCATGGCTCGACCTGATCGCCGACTACGACCGCATCCGCGACCTGATCGACCGCACGGTGTCCGGCTTCGAGGCATTCAACGAGCGCATCCGCACGCCGGGCGGCTTCCGGCTGCCGCTGCCGCCCACCGAGCGCGTGTGGCCCACGGCGACCGGCAAGGCGATGTTCTCGGTGTACAAGGGCGTCGCGGAAGACGCGGAAGTGCTCGGCGGCGAGCAGGTGCTGCGGCTGATCACGCTGCGCAGCCACGACCAGTACAACACGACGATCTACGGGCTCGACGACCGCTATCGCGGCGTGTTCGGGCGGCGCGACGTGCTGTTCATGAACCCGGCGGATCTCGCGAAGTACGGGCTCGAACACGGCGACCTCGTCGACATCGAGACGATCACCGCGTCGGGCCGCACGCTGCGTCTCGAGAAGATCACCGCGATCGAGTACGACATCGCACCGGGTTCGGTCGGTGCGTACTATCCGGAAGCGAACGTGCTCGTGCCGCTCGACTACATCGACAAGGAAAGCGGCACGCCGTCGTACAAGTCGGTGCCGGTGCGCGTCGAGCGCTCGGCGGTCGTCTGA